From a single Melospiza georgiana isolate bMelGeo1 chromosome 5, bMelGeo1.pri, whole genome shotgun sequence genomic region:
- the SYNPO2 gene encoding synaptopodin-2, producing the protein MLPNCTEKMGTGDYLCIAMSGGAPWGFRLQGGKEHKQPLQIAKVRSKSKAAKAGLCEGDEVVSINGKPCGDLTYAEVIVLMESLTDVLQMLIKRSSSGINETLNAERENGKHENRKIEDYGENTTLQMNTEQEIPHGDLCITEIYSGTHHGAAESNTHFAETKQETTQSHRIAPKVIATPKVIVTDEAGVRGVAEEGALVELQVSLSNDAHKATSAPAVTLLGAEEFPPAGRGPSAQQGGSSPLIAVPLAVKEGNIQWSNKVVHFSSSKEVKRIQGAAPSIPRVEVILDCSDREEEAPRSLSERGCVDSQVEGGQTEAPPSLLSFAISAEATVQGEDSKHSEKEHRPLKHRARHARLRRSESLSEKQVKEAKSKCKSIALLLTAAPNPNSKGVLMFKKRRQRARKYTLVSYGTGELERDEDEEEEGEGEEGDKENTFEVSLLATSESEIDEDFFSDIDKDGKIVTFDWDSGLLEVEKKAKSGEEMQTLADTTGKGALMFAKRRQRMDQITAEQEEMKASTVQTEEHRESTMTENFQKVSSSIYQSKEEEMLRQQSCVSKSYTDVSQNHSKVVQQNGFGLAPSTNLSFQSSGTQKAPSLNKTAKPFPSGVQNRAAAPFSPVRNVTSPLSDAAAPPPYCSVSPPAEAFYRPVSAPVASKAAPPAWAATEPTEHIASRDERIAVPAKRTGILQEAKRRSTSKPMFNFKDAPKVSPNPALLSLVHNAEGKKGTGAGFESGPEEDYLSLGAEACNFMQTQASKQKGPPPVAPKPSLKVSPSASSPLSPVWSPSAAASNKPPSFPAPASPQAAYPAPPKSPQYPHSPVQPPSTLDLAGPFKGPQASLASPNLAPKATPVTPSSGETKPPFEMPPEMSGKGAQLFARRHSRMEKYVVDSETVQANMARAASPTPSLPASWKYSSNVRAPPPVAYNPIHCPSYPAAATKPSSKAPAATKNTKRKPKKGLNALDIMKHQPYQLDPSLFTFQPPKESLALKQTSKLSPSKQTLPLPTFLPPGAGSPTRARPSSVYSVPAYGSQPSFPSNASLPGNESYSPTGYSAFSKPETTTSSLFTAPRPKFSAKKAGVTAQGRSSGRSLSLPGRPSSFIPRAMSPTSPLVFQPAPDYFSKPDTAADKPGKRLTPWEAAARSPLGLVDEAFGPQSMQESVAANVVSAARRKTLPEPPDEWKLKVAYEPPAPSGSVASLGGKQSGVLSPQKSSLSAPSAPQAGPKLQYPYCTQRSTMDPDTMSMDSRSDYCLSTADSNYNPQPRGWRRPT; encoded by the exons GTTCGcagcaaaagcaaagcagcCAAGGCTGGACTGTGTGAGGGGGATGAGGTGGTGTCTATCAATGGCAAGCCTTGTGGAGACCTGACCTATGCTGAAGTCATTGTTCTGATGGAAAGCCTGACTGACGTCCTGCAGATGCTTATCAAGAG ATCCTCCAGTGGAATAAATGAAACCTTGAACGCTGAAAGAGAAAATGGGAAGCACGAGAACAGAAAAATTGAGGACTATGGGGAGAACACCACACTGCAAATGAACACAGAGCAAGAGATTCCCCACGGAGACTTATGCATCACAGAGATTTACAGTGGGACTCACCACGGAGCAGCAGAAAGCAACACACACTTTgctgaaacaaaacaagagaCCACACAAAGCCACAGAATTGCTCCTAAAGTGATAGCCACCCCTAAAGTGATCGTGACAGACGAGGCTGGTGTCAGAGGGGTGGCAGAAGAAGGTGCCTTGGTTGAGCTGCAGGTGTCCCTCTCAAATGACGCCCACAAGGCCACCAGTGCTCCTGCTGTGACTCTCCTGGGGGCAGAGGAGTTCCCCCCTGCAGGCAGAGGCCCCAGTGCACAGCAGGGCGGGAGCAGCCCCCTCATCGCAGTTCCCCTGGCTGTGAAGGAGGGCAACATCCAGTGGTCAAACAAAGTAGTCCACTTCTCTAGCAGCAAGGAGGTCAAGAGGATCCAAGGTGCAGCTCCATCTATCCCCAGGGTGGAGGTGATCCTGGACTGCTCAGACAGGGAGGAGGAAGCGCCCAGATCTCTGTCTGAAAGGGGGTGTGTTGATTCTCAAGTGGAAGGAGGGCAGACAGAAgcacctccttccctcctctcctttgCAATCTCAGCAGAAGCCACAGTGCAGGGAGAAGACAGCAAGCACTCGGAAAAGGAACACAGACCTCTCAAGCACAGGGCAAGGCACGCAA GGCTCCGACGAAGCGAGAGCCTGTCGGAGAAGCAGGTGAAAGAAGCCAAATCTAAATGTAAAAGCATTgcactgctgctgacagcagctcccAACCCCAATTCCAAGGGGGTGTTGATGTTCAAGAAGCGCCGCCAAAGGGCGAGGAAATACACTTTAGTCAGCTACGGGACTGGGGAGTTGGAACGtgacgaggacgaggaggaaGAGGGTGAAGGTGAAGAGGGGGACAAGGAAAACACTTTTGAGGTGAGTTTGCTTGCAACAAGTGAGTCAGAAATAGATGAAGATTTTTTCTCTGACATTGACAAGGACGGAAAGATCGTGACATTTGACTGGGACAGTGGTCTGCTCGAGGtggaaaagaaggcaaaaagtgGAGAGGAGATGCAGACGCTTGCAGACACCACAGGGAAAGGGGCCCTCATGTTTGCCAAGAGGCGGCAGAGGATGGATCAGATTACGGCGGAACAAGAGGAGATGAAGGCAAGCACAGTGCAGacagaggagcacagggaaagcaCCATGACAGAGAACTTCCAGAAAGTGAGCTCTTCCATCTATCAATcaaaagaggaggaaatgttgagacagcagagctgtgtgagcaaAAGCTACACAGACGTGAGCCAGAATCACAGCAAAGTGGTACAACAAAATGGCTTTGGCTTAGCACCTAGCACAAACCTCTCTTTTCAGTCCTCTGGAACTCAAAAGGCACCATCTTTGaataaaacagcaaaacccTTCCCTTCTGGAGTTCAAAACCGAGCAGCTGCACCATTTTCACCTGTAAGAAATGTCACCAGTCCCCTTTCAGATGCAGCAGCACCACCTCCTTACTGCTCTGTCAGCCCACCAGCTGAGGCTTTCTACAGACCTGTCTCAGCTCCTGTGGCCAGCAAGGCCGCCCCACCCGCATGGGCAGCCACGGAGCCCACGGAACACATCGCGTCCAGGGATGAAAGGATTGCCGTGCCAGCCAAAAGAACTGGGATACTGCAGGAGGCAAAGAGAAGAAGCACTTCCAAACCCATGTTCAATTTCAAAGACGCACCCAAAGTAAGTCCTAATCCTGCCCTGTTGTCCCTTGTACACAATGcagagggcaaaaaagggaccGGAGCTGGTTTTGAGTCAGGACCTGAAGAAGACTACCTCAGTTTGGGAGCAGAAGCTTGCAATTTCATGCAGACTCAAGCATCTAAACAAAAGGGCCCTCCTCCTGTTGCTCCAAAGCCTTCACTCAAGGTGTCTCCTTCTGCTAGTTCTCCACTTTCACCGGTTTGGTCAccttcagctgcagcttccaACAAGCCTCCTTCTTTCCCAGCACCAGCCTCACCTCAGGCAGCGTATCCTGCACCACCCAAATCTCCACAGTATCCTCATTCTCCCGTCCAACCCCCAAGCACTCTCGACCTTGCTGGTCCTTTCAAAGGGCCTCAGGCCAGCCTGGCGAGTCCAAACCTTGCCCCCAAGGCAACACCAGTCACCCCAAGCTCTGGagaaacaaagcctcccttTGAGATGCCACCAGAAATGAGTGGGAAAGGAGCACAGCTGTTTGCCAGGAGGCATTCCCGAATGGAGAAGTATGTGGTGGATTCAGAGACTGTGCAGGCTAACATGGCACGAGCAGCATCTCCAACTCCATCTTTACCAGCTTCTTGGAAATATTCATCTAACGTCCGAGCACCTCCACCCGTCGCTTATAATCCCATCCACTGCCCATCTTACCCTGCTGCTGCTACCAAGCCTTCTTCTAAAGCGCCTGCTGCTaccaaaaacacaaaaagaaaacctaagAAAGGTCTCAATGCTTTGGATATCATGAAACATCAACCTTATCAACTCGATCCATCTTTATTTACTTTCCAGCCTCCTAAGGAAAGCCTTGCCCTGAAGCAGACATCGAAGCTGTCCCCCTCAAAGCAAACACTGCCTTTACCCACCTTCCTTCCACCTGGTGCTGGCTCTCCCACGAGGGCCCGGCCCTCCTCGGTGTACTCCGTGCCAGCCTACGGGTCCCAGCCTTCGTTCCCATCCAACGCCTCTCTCCCAGGGAATGAATCATACTCACCCACGGGCTACTCTGCCTTTTCTAAGCCAGAAACCACCACATCCTCTTTGTTTACCGCTCCAAGGCCAAAATTCTCAGCCAAGAAAGCTGGTGTCACTGCACAG GGAAGGAGCAGTGGGCGCTCACTATCGCTTCCTGGGAGACCTTCCTCATTCATCCCTCGAGCCATGTCTCCCACTTCTCCTCTTGTATTTCAGCCTGCCCCTGACTACTTCAGcaagccagacacagcagctgaCAAGCCTGGCAAGAGACTGActccctgggaagcagcagccagaTCTCCCCTTGGCCTAGTGGATGAAGCTTTTGGCCCCCAAAGCATGCAGGAATCCGTTGCTGCTAATGTGGTGTCGGCTGCTCGCAGGAAAACGCTTCCTGAGCCACCAGATGAATGGAAACTTAAAGTTGCTTAcgagcccccagccccgagTGGTAGTGTAGCCTCACTGGGAGGGAAGCAATCAGGGGTTCTGTCACCCCAAAAAAGCTCCCTGTCTGCCCCAAGTGCCCCGCAGGCTGGCCCTAAGCTGCAGTATCCCTACTGCACTCAGCGCTCCACAATGGATCCCGATACAATGTCCATGGATTCCAGGTCTGACTATTGCTTGTCAACAGCTGATTCAAACTACAATCCACAGCCAAGGGGATGGAGGCGTCCAACATGA